In Synechocystis sp. PCC 6714, the following are encoded in one genomic region:
- a CDS encoding hybrid sensor histidine kinase/response regulator, with translation MAPASLLVVDDDPDNFDVIDALLTDRDYELNYADSGQQAIDSLDTFQPDLLLLDVMMPGLNGIEVCRVIRALPRWRTLPIIMVTALDSKLSLANCLQAGADDFISKPLNRLELQARIQAMLRLKYQYDALNGLLQQRESMVHMIVHDLRNPLTNLTLGIQILQRANCDSPSSGQKLDRLLHATQQIQHLVDDMLVVSKQEHGKIRLDYQEVELVALVQAVVEDYEAIASQKKLALTKDYREQPISATIDPPIFQRILSNLLSNAIKFSPTGATVQVGIKTDGKGQIIVCVADHGPGIEDDLKLKIFEPYEVGTIMPNVAQIGLGLAFCKMMSEAHGGAVTVEDNQPKGAVLCLTLPQYPPISTGWVPYDQWGRMPADARQEPYLNMAKVDRDQGALG, from the coding sequence ATGGCCCCAGCTTCCCTTTTAGTAGTAGACGACGATCCAGATAATTTTGATGTTATTGATGCCCTCCTGACCGACCGGGATTATGAACTCAACTATGCTGACAGCGGCCAGCAAGCCATCGACAGTCTAGATACTTTCCAGCCGGACCTGTTGTTACTCGATGTAATGATGCCGGGGCTGAATGGGATTGAAGTGTGCCGGGTAATCCGAGCTTTACCCCGGTGGCGTACCCTGCCAATTATTATGGTGACTGCCCTAGACAGTAAGCTGAGCCTGGCCAATTGTTTGCAGGCTGGAGCTGATGATTTTATTTCCAAACCCTTAAATCGCCTGGAGTTACAAGCCCGCATCCAGGCTATGCTCCGCTTGAAGTACCAATACGATGCCCTCAATGGTTTGCTCCAACAGCGGGAGTCAATGGTACACATGATTGTTCACGATCTACGCAATCCCCTTACCAACTTGACTTTGGGCATACAAATTTTGCAGAGGGCCAATTGTGATTCCCCGAGCTCCGGGCAAAAGCTTGATCGCCTCCTCCATGCTACCCAGCAAATTCAGCATTTGGTGGATGATATGTTAGTCGTGTCCAAACAGGAACATGGCAAAATCCGTCTGGATTATCAAGAAGTGGAACTGGTGGCGTTGGTCCAGGCGGTGGTGGAAGATTACGAGGCGATCGCCAGCCAAAAAAAATTGGCTCTTACTAAGGATTACAGAGAGCAACCCATATCGGCTACGATAGACCCCCCCATTTTCCAGCGCATACTCAGTAATTTGCTCAGTAATGCCATCAAGTTTTCCCCCACGGGGGCAACGGTGCAGGTAGGGATCAAAACCGATGGAAAGGGTCAAATTATTGTTTGTGTTGCCGATCACGGCCCTGGCATTGAGGATGACCTTAAACTGAAAATTTTCGAGCCCTACGAAGTAGGTACAATCATGCCCAATGTTGCCCAAATTGGTTTGGGTCTGGCATTCTGTAAAATGATGAGCGAAGCCCATGGTGGTGCCGTCACCGTTGAAGACAATCAGCCCAAGGGCGCTGTTCTTTGCCTGACTTTGCCTCAGTATCCCCCCATTTCCACCGGCTGGGTTCCCTATGACCAGTGGGGCAGAATGCCGGCGGATGCAAGGCAAGAACCATACCTCAATATGGCCAAGGTTGATAGGGACCAAGGCGCATTGGGTTGA
- a CDS encoding ammonium transporter, which translates to MKPKIFPLARYALGAILAFLFVGVAQAQTETISVTELTYAINNLFLLAATVLVLFMQAGFAMLEAGLSSHKNTVNVLFKNTFDVCVGVLLYFLFGYSLMYGETPVLGGFFGWSGFGITNAPNNIEGLSPQADWLFQAAFAATAATIVSGAVMGRMYFKAYLIYSAVITGLVYPISGHWKWGGGWLDQLGFHDFAGSILVHAVGGFASLAAVVVMGPRIGRFEGKKVNSLGYQGITFSSLGVFILWVGWYGFNPGSQLAFVGAVNTNTTMLIAVNTTLSAAAGGLAALAFDWITESKRKPNLLVTLNGILGGLVGITASCDTVNNWSAIAIGVVAGILSVLGTKLLDRLRIDDGVGAWPVHGLCGIWGGIAVGIFSNNIEHKLSAQIVGSVVVPFWAFITMFFLFYVLDLWGMLRVKPSQEKVGLDIVEHGQTEKGVEIAFED; encoded by the coding sequence ATGAAACCGAAAATTTTTCCCCTTGCCCGCTACGCCCTGGGCGCCATACTAGCATTTTTGTTTGTCGGTGTAGCCCAGGCCCAAACTGAAACTATTTCCGTTACAGAACTTACCTATGCAATCAATAACTTATTTTTACTAGCGGCGACGGTGCTGGTGCTGTTCATGCAGGCTGGCTTTGCCATGTTGGAAGCGGGGCTCTCTTCCCATAAAAACACGGTTAACGTGCTGTTCAAAAACACCTTTGATGTGTGCGTGGGGGTTTTGCTTTATTTCCTCTTTGGCTACAGCCTGATGTATGGCGAAACCCCGGTCTTGGGAGGCTTTTTTGGTTGGAGCGGATTTGGCATTACTAACGCTCCCAACAACATTGAAGGGCTCAGTCCCCAGGCGGATTGGCTTTTCCAAGCAGCGTTTGCCGCCACAGCGGCCACCATTGTGTCCGGGGCAGTAATGGGGAGGATGTATTTCAAAGCTTACTTAATTTATTCCGCTGTGATTACGGGGTTGGTTTATCCCATCAGTGGCCATTGGAAATGGGGCGGTGGTTGGCTTGACCAATTGGGTTTCCACGATTTTGCTGGCTCCATTCTCGTGCACGCAGTGGGGGGATTTGCCTCTTTGGCTGCGGTGGTGGTAATGGGGCCCCGCATTGGTCGTTTTGAAGGTAAAAAAGTTAACAGTTTAGGTTACCAAGGGATTACGTTTAGTTCTCTGGGGGTATTTATTCTCTGGGTGGGCTGGTATGGCTTTAACCCTGGTAGCCAATTGGCCTTCGTCGGAGCTGTGAATACCAACACCACCATGTTAATTGCGGTGAACACAACCCTTTCCGCGGCGGCGGGGGGATTGGCAGCCCTAGCCTTTGACTGGATTACCGAAAGTAAGCGCAAGCCGAATCTACTAGTAACCCTGAATGGTATTTTGGGGGGTCTGGTGGGCATTACCGCCAGTTGCGACACGGTGAATAATTGGTCGGCGATCGCCATTGGGGTGGTGGCCGGAATTTTATCGGTGTTAGGGACGAAGTTATTGGATCGTCTGCGTATTGACGATGGGGTTGGGGCCTGGCCCGTCCACGGTTTATGCGGCATTTGGGGCGGCATTGCGGTGGGTATTTTCAGCAACAACATTGAACATAAACTCAGTGCCCAGATTGTTGGTTCTGTGGTGGTGCCATTTTGGGCTTTCATCACCATGTTTTTCCTGTTTTATGTATTGGATCTTTGGGGCATGTTGCGGGTGAAACCATCCCAGGAGAAGGTGGGTCTGGACATTGTCGAACATGGCCAAACCGAAAAAGGGGTGGAAATTGCCTTTGAGGACTAG
- a CDS encoding dihydroorotase — protein METQCRPRVRYLDPLQGRETRVTVIVRGNSVVAVEDDAYSIPPEAVVLPGENLLLAPSLADLYSYSGEPGHEDRETLGQLIKTAIAGGFGDIAILPNTDPPLDRPQTLQWLEQRLNQIGHGDFHHQPQSLENSGQFQCHWWGSVTQSNQGKQLTEWGELDQAGVIGFSDGGAIQDWRLLQRALEYGAMAGKPLALVPLNSSLRGNGVMREGPLAIQLGLSPDPVMSETAAIASVLELLPHYSIPVHLMRISTARGVELIAQAKSQGLNCTASVNWHHLLLSNGAIAKGLPPHTPHYDPNLRFDPPLGNEGDRLALIEGVKNGVIDAIAVDHQAFTYEEKTQTFAETPPGAIGYELILPCLWQQLVATQLLTPIQLWRALSVNPRRCLGLPAVTNSRILFDPDLPWTVERGTLQTSAYNSPWWGHSLKGRVVAWEG, from the coding sequence ATGGAAACGCAGTGTCGGCCCCGGGTTCGTTACCTAGATCCCCTTCAAGGGAGAGAAACAAGGGTAACAGTAATAGTACGGGGAAATTCCGTTGTGGCCGTTGAGGACGATGCCTACTCCATACCCCCAGAGGCGGTGGTGCTCCCCGGAGAAAATTTGCTGTTAGCCCCCAGTTTGGCTGATCTGTACAGCTATAGCGGAGAGCCTGGCCACGAAGACCGGGAAACCCTGGGCCAATTGATCAAAACGGCGATCGCCGGCGGGTTTGGGGATATTGCTATTTTGCCCAACACCGATCCCCCGTTGGATCGACCCCAAACATTGCAGTGGTTGGAACAAAGGTTAAACCAGATCGGCCATGGGGATTTCCATCATCAGCCCCAGTCTCTCGAAAATTCAGGGCAATTCCAATGTCATTGGTGGGGCAGTGTCACCCAAAGTAACCAGGGTAAACAATTAACGGAATGGGGAGAGTTAGACCAAGCAGGGGTAATTGGTTTTAGCGATGGGGGTGCCATTCAAGATTGGCGGCTTTTACAGAGGGCATTGGAGTATGGTGCCATGGCCGGCAAACCGTTAGCTCTGGTTCCCCTCAACAGTTCCCTGCGGGGTAATGGAGTAATGCGGGAGGGGCCTTTAGCGATTCAGTTGGGATTGTCCCCAGACCCGGTGATGTCGGAAACGGCGGCGATCGCCAGTGTGTTGGAATTGTTACCCCACTACTCAATCCCTGTGCATTTGATGCGAATTTCCACCGCCCGGGGTGTAGAACTGATTGCCCAAGCCAAAAGTCAGGGCTTAAACTGCACCGCCAGCGTCAACTGGCACCATCTCCTGCTCAGCAATGGGGCGATCGCCAAGGGTTTACCGCCCCACACTCCCCACTATGACCCCAATTTACGCTTTGATCCTCCCCTGGGTAATGAAGGCGATCGTTTAGCATTAATAGAGGGGGTAAAAAACGGGGTAATTGATGCCATTGCGGTGGATCACCAAGCTTTCACCTACGAAGAAAAAACCCAAACCTTTGCGGAAACTCCCCCCGGGGCGATCGGCTACGAGTTGATTTTGCCCTGTCTCTGGCAACAGTTAGTGGCAACCCAACTATTAACCCCGATACAATTGTGGCGGGCTTTAAGTGTCAATCCCCGACGATGCTTAGGTTTACCGGCAGTTACTAATTCCCGTATTTTGTTTGATCCCGATCTGCCTTGGACCGTTGAGCGGGGGACTTTGCAAACTTCTGCCTATAACAGTCCTTGGTGGGGCCACAGCTTAAAAGGTCGAGTGGTGGCGTGGGAAGGTTGA
- the gloB gene encoding hydroxyacylglutathione hydrolase: MDIHRLPALADNYIFLLHDRQTNQAAVVDPAESAPVLDCLQKLGADLVAIYNTHHHGDHVGANRELLAQYPRLTIYGGAEDKGRIPGQMVFLQDGDRLSFAGREATIYFVPGHTRGHIAYYFAPAEGETTGDLFCGDTIFAGGCGRLFEGTPAQMVQSIAKLRQLPDQTLMWCAHEYTLGNLKFALAVDPDNQALQARFQTVRKAREQGDATVPSWLGEEKLTNPFLRWDDPTIQSKMGNKEQARVFGKLRGMKDNF, translated from the coding sequence ATGGATATTCACCGCTTACCAGCCCTGGCCGATAACTATATTTTTCTCCTCCACGATCGCCAAACTAATCAGGCCGCGGTGGTAGATCCGGCAGAATCGGCACCAGTTTTAGACTGTTTACAAAAATTAGGAGCTGATTTAGTTGCCATTTATAACACCCATCACCACGGGGATCATGTGGGGGCCAATCGGGAATTATTAGCCCAATATCCCCGATTAACAATCTATGGGGGAGCGGAAGATAAAGGTCGTATCCCCGGCCAAATGGTATTCCTCCAAGACGGCGATCGCCTGAGCTTTGCCGGCAGAGAAGCAACGATCTATTTTGTCCCCGGCCACACCAGGGGTCACATTGCCTATTATTTTGCTCCGGCAGAGGGGGAAACCACGGGGGACTTATTCTGCGGTGACACAATTTTTGCGGGGGGCTGTGGCCGCTTATTTGAAGGCACTCCCGCCCAAATGGTGCAATCCATCGCCAAATTACGACAATTGCCCGACCAGACCCTCATGTGGTGCGCCCACGAATACACCCTAGGTAATCTCAAATTTGCCCTCGCCGTTGACCCGGATAATCAAGCTTTACAGGCACGTTTCCAGACGGTAAGGAAAGCCAGAGAGCAGGGGGACGCCACCGTTCCCTCCTGGCTAGGGGAAGAAAAATTGACTAACCCCTTTCTCCGGTGGGATGACCCCACTATTCAGTCCAAAATGGGCAACAAAGAGCAGGCCCGGGTGTTTGGCAAGCTCCGGGGAATGAAGGATAACTTCTAG
- a CDS encoding chlorophyll a/b-binding protein: MSEELQPNQTPVQEDPKFGFNNYAEKLNGRAAMVGFLLILVIEYFTNQGVLAWLGLR; this comes from the coding sequence ATGAGTGAAGAACTACAACCGAACCAAACCCCCGTGCAAGAAGATCCTAAATTTGGCTTCAACAACTACGCGGAAAAGCTTAATGGCCGGGCCGCCATGGTGGGCTTTTTGCTTATTTTGGTCATCGAATATTTCACCAACCAAGGGGTATTAGCCTGGCTGGGACTCCGGTAA
- the obgE gene encoding GTPase ObgE, with translation MQFIDQAEIEVLGGKGGDGIVSFRREKYVPAGGPSGGNGGWGGSVIFEADSNLQTLLDFRYARIFKAEDGKKGGSNNCTGANGKDVVVQVPCGTMVYDLDQECLLGDLVSPGQRLCVAAGGKGGLGNQHFLSNRNRAPEYALPGLEGEQRRLRLELKLLAEVGIIGLPNAGKSTLIAALSAARPKIADYPFTTLVPNLGVVRKPTGDGTVFADIPGLIEGAAAGIGLGHEFLRHIERTRLLLHVLDVTAGDPIANFRIIQQELGAYGRGLMEKPQIIALNKVDALDEEMIGEIEAELKRFSGAPCLHISAATRRGLDNLMQLVWQWLDEMAEVDAEAQRLLELELQAQAAMNNPFTSGVPIDGGT, from the coding sequence ATGCAATTTATTGACCAGGCGGAGATTGAAGTATTGGGGGGGAAAGGTGGTGACGGCATCGTGTCCTTTCGGCGGGAAAAATATGTGCCGGCGGGGGGCCCATCCGGGGGCAATGGAGGCTGGGGCGGCTCGGTAATTTTTGAAGCGGATTCTAATCTACAAACCCTGTTGGATTTTCGCTATGCCAGAATTTTTAAGGCCGAAGATGGCAAAAAAGGCGGCTCTAACAATTGCACTGGAGCCAACGGCAAAGATGTGGTGGTGCAGGTTCCCTGTGGCACCATGGTTTACGACCTCGATCAAGAATGCCTATTGGGGGATTTAGTCAGTCCGGGACAAAGACTTTGTGTGGCGGCGGGGGGCAAAGGAGGCCTGGGCAATCAACATTTCCTCAGCAATCGCAATCGGGCTCCGGAATACGCCCTACCAGGACTGGAGGGGGAACAACGGCGGTTAAGGTTAGAGCTAAAACTGTTGGCGGAAGTGGGCATCATTGGTCTACCCAATGCCGGTAAATCTACTCTAATTGCGGCTTTGTCGGCGGCTCGGCCTAAAATTGCTGATTATCCGTTCACTACTTTGGTGCCCAATTTGGGAGTAGTACGCAAGCCTACTGGAGATGGCACCGTCTTTGCTGATATTCCCGGGTTAATTGAAGGAGCGGCGGCGGGCATCGGTTTGGGCCATGAATTTTTGCGCCACATTGAACGCACCCGTTTACTGCTCCATGTGTTGGATGTGACGGCCGGGGACCCGATCGCCAATTTTCGGATCATCCAGCAGGAGTTGGGAGCCTATGGCCGGGGACTAATGGAAAAGCCCCAGATCATTGCCCTGAACAAGGTTGATGCGCTGGATGAGGAAATGATTGGGGAGATTGAAGCGGAATTAAAACGATTTAGTGGCGCCCCCTGTTTACATATTTCAGCGGCAACCCGGAGGGGCTTGGATAATTTGATGCAATTGGTATGGCAATGGCTGGATGAAATGGCCGAAGTAGACGCAGAAGCCCAAAGATTGCTGGAGTTGGAATTACAAGCCCAAGCGGCAATGAATAACCCTTTCACCAGCGGCGTACCCATTGACGGAGGAACTTAG
- a CDS encoding OB-fold-containig protein, whose product MLFHLANLPYWLLLTVGLLCLGLMIISGDGDENLDVEIALETGSDVDITHLDVELDHGGEMEEGETMPIALQALSFFGLGKVPLMILLGIDFSLWGVMGWMLNVTVGTMTGAMPNQLLGWAGLIFLVSLVISLWLGRLASRPIAHLFKSFSQDVSAERVIGCTGTVTSKKLPYLANGTIGQAHVYDNAGNLLTVSVSLPDWATVIPHHNQEILIIDQSPKGYGYLAIAKDSSDEDKWLKP is encoded by the coding sequence ATGCTTTTCCATTTAGCCAATTTGCCCTACTGGTTACTGCTAACGGTGGGTTTGCTCTGTCTGGGATTAATGATTATTTCCGGTGACGGGGACGAGAATCTAGATGTGGAAATAGCTCTAGAAACCGGCTCCGATGTGGATATTACCCATTTGGATGTGGAGCTTGATCACGGAGGGGAAATGGAGGAAGGGGAGACAATGCCCATCGCTCTCCAAGCCCTCTCCTTTTTTGGCCTCGGTAAAGTTCCTCTGATGATCCTATTGGGCATAGATTTCAGCCTTTGGGGGGTAATGGGCTGGATGCTAAATGTGACCGTCGGCACCATGACTGGGGCTATGCCTAACCAGTTGCTAGGCTGGGCCGGATTAATTTTTCTGGTTTCCCTGGTCATTAGTTTGTGGTTAGGTCGCCTTGCCTCCCGGCCGATCGCCCATTTGTTTAAAAGCTTTAGTCAGGATGTGAGTGCGGAACGGGTTATTGGTTGCACCGGTACTGTCACGTCTAAAAAGTTGCCCTATCTAGCCAACGGCACCATCGGCCAAGCCCATGTTTATGACAATGCGGGCAATTTACTCACCGTCAGCGTTAGCCTGCCGGATTGGGCCACGGTAATTCCCCACCATAACCAAGAAATTTTGATCATTGACCAGTCCCCCAAGGGTTACGGCTATTTGGCGATCGCCAAGGACAGCTCCGACGAAGATAAATGGCTAAAGCCTTGA
- a CDS encoding TrkA family potassium uptake protein, translated as MGLGSPSQENLSNVIDRQGRRLRQELTAGMVILGGLFGVGTAWYKYVEDWTWLDAAYMTTITLATVGFGETHPLSPASRLFTILLILMGLITIGYMVNRFTEAFIQGYFQESLRRRQEQQVMERLENHYILCGYGRTGQQIALEFDAETIPFVIIDSSPEIIAQAKMRDYAVIQGDATLDETLLSAHIERAVCIVSALSSDAENLYTVLSAKTLNPQIRAIARASSEEAVQKLKRAGADEVVSPYITGGKRLAAAALRPQVVSFVDGILTGADRSFYMEEFRIKMEDCPYIGQTLREAQLRSQSGALILAIRREDRKLIVGPMGDTHLLDADSLICLGTVEQLRTLNQILCPLNPAPIRLPKNRR; from the coding sequence GTGGGATTGGGATCACCAAGTCAGGAAAACCTGTCAAATGTCATTGATCGCCAGGGAAGGCGACTAAGGCAGGAGTTGACTGCTGGAATGGTGATCCTGGGAGGTTTATTTGGGGTCGGCACCGCCTGGTATAAATACGTGGAGGATTGGACTTGGCTGGATGCGGCCTATATGACCACCATTACCTTGGCCACCGTTGGTTTTGGCGAAACCCATCCCCTCAGTCCGGCATCCCGCCTGTTCACGATTTTGCTGATTTTGATGGGGCTGATCACGATCGGTTACATGGTAAACCGTTTCACCGAGGCCTTCATCCAAGGATATTTTCAAGAAAGCCTACGCCGACGACAGGAGCAACAGGTAATGGAAAGGTTGGAAAACCACTATATTTTGTGTGGTTACGGTCGTACAGGGCAACAGATCGCCCTTGAGTTCGACGCTGAAACAATTCCCTTTGTCATCATTGATTCTTCCCCAGAAATTATTGCCCAGGCTAAAATGCGGGACTATGCGGTCATCCAAGGAGATGCCACCCTAGACGAAACCTTACTCTCTGCCCACATTGAAAGGGCTGTCTGCATTGTTTCTGCCCTCTCCTCCGATGCCGAAAATTTGTACACAGTGCTTTCCGCCAAAACCCTCAATCCCCAAATTCGGGCGATCGCCAGGGCCAGTTCCGAAGAAGCAGTGCAAAAACTCAAACGGGCCGGGGCGGATGAAGTGGTTTCTCCCTACATTACTGGGGGTAAACGGTTAGCAGCAGCGGCATTACGACCCCAGGTGGTCAGTTTCGTCGACGGCATTCTCACCGGGGCCGACCGTTCCTTTTATATGGAAGAATTCCGCATCAAGATGGAGGACTGTCCCTACATTGGCCAAACGTTGCGGGAAGCTCAACTCCGTTCCCAATCAGGGGCTCTCATCCTGGCCATTCGCCGTGAAGATCGTAAATTAATTGTCGGTCCCATGGGGGATACCCATTTGCTGGATGCCGATTCCCTCATTTGTCTGGGCACTGTGGAGCAACTCCGCACCCTCAATCAAATCCTTTGTCCCCTCAATCCGGCCCCCATACGTCTACCCAAAAACCGTCGCTAG
- a CDS encoding aspartate aminotransferase family protein, with protein MSYSPVVEPQAFPSQPASHGDKAFNPDDFDAYVMKTYGRFPIAIARGQGSTLWDTEGKSYLDFVAGIATCTLGHAHPALVEAVSEQIQKLHHVSNLYYIPEQGELAKWIVDHSCADRVFFCNSGAEANEAAIKLVRKYAHTVLDFLEQPVILTAKASFHGRTLATITATGQPKYQQYFDPLVPGFDYVPYNDIRSLENKVADLDEGNSRVAAIFLEPLQGEGGVRPGDLDYFKRVREICDQNDILLVFDEVQVGVGRTGKLWGYEHLGVEPDIFTSAKGLAGGIPIGAMMCKKFCDVFEPGNHASTFGGNPFACAAGLAVLKTIEGDRLLDNVQARGEQLRSGLEVIKSQYPTIFTEVRGWGLINGLEISAENSLTSIDIVKTAMEEGLLLAPAGPKVLRFVPPLVVTEAEIDQAVSILHRTIAKLL; from the coding sequence GTGAGTTATTCCCCCGTCGTCGAACCCCAAGCCTTTCCTTCCCAGCCAGCATCCCATGGAGACAAAGCTTTTAACCCAGACGATTTCGATGCCTATGTGATGAAAACCTACGGCCGTTTTCCCATTGCGATCGCCAGGGGACAGGGAAGTACACTCTGGGACACCGAGGGAAAAAGTTATCTTGATTTTGTCGCGGGTATTGCCACCTGTACTCTGGGCCATGCCCATCCAGCTTTGGTGGAGGCGGTATCTGAACAGATCCAAAAACTGCACCACGTTTCTAATTTGTACTATATTCCTGAGCAGGGGGAACTAGCCAAATGGATTGTGGACCATTCCTGTGCGGATCGGGTTTTCTTTTGCAACTCCGGAGCAGAAGCCAACGAAGCAGCCATTAAATTAGTGCGAAAATATGCCCACACCGTCCTAGATTTCCTTGAACAGCCGGTTATTCTCACAGCTAAAGCCAGTTTCCACGGTCGTACCCTAGCCACCATCACCGCCACCGGCCAGCCTAAATATCAGCAATATTTCGATCCTTTGGTACCGGGTTTCGATTATGTGCCCTATAACGATATTCGTTCTTTGGAAAATAAAGTGGCGGATTTAGATGAAGGCAACAGTCGGGTGGCGGCAATTTTCCTAGAACCGTTACAGGGGGAAGGGGGAGTCCGTCCGGGAGATTTGGATTATTTCAAACGGGTACGGGAGATTTGTGACCAAAACGATATTTTGCTGGTCTTTGACGAAGTACAGGTGGGAGTAGGACGTACCGGCAAACTGTGGGGTTATGAGCATTTGGGCGTAGAGCCGGATATTTTCACCAGTGCTAAGGGTCTAGCTGGGGGCATTCCCATCGGGGCGATGATGTGCAAAAAATTCTGCGACGTGTTTGAGCCGGGGAACCATGCCAGCACTTTTGGCGGTAATCCCTTTGCCTGTGCCGCTGGGCTAGCAGTGTTAAAAACCATCGAAGGCGATCGCCTCTTGGATAATGTCCAAGCCCGGGGAGAACAACTCCGCAGCGGTTTGGAAGTCATCAAAAGTCAATATCCCACCATTTTTACGGAAGTCCGGGGTTGGGGCTTAATTAACGGTTTGGAAATTAGTGCCGAAAATTCCCTTACTTCCATCGACATTGTCAAAACCGCCATGGAAGAAGGTTTGCTCCTAGCTCCCGCTGGCCCGAAAGTGTTACGCTTTGTGCCGCCCCTGGTGGTAACGGAAGCGGAAATTGACCAAGCCGTGTCAATTCTCCATCGGACGATCGCCAAATTGCTGTGA
- a CDS encoding cupin domain-containing protein, with protein MGNLWQLPDPLPDQEQFDLLLQNSNITLERIVSSGQITPAGEWYDQDRAEWVVLLQGKAEITYDTGELISLNQGDYLLIPARKKHRVTFTSQQPPCIWLALHFS; from the coding sequence ATGGGTAACCTTTGGCAATTACCCGATCCTCTGCCGGATCAAGAACAGTTTGACCTTCTCCTGCAAAACTCCAACATTACCCTGGAGCGCATTGTTTCCAGTGGGCAAATCACCCCGGCAGGGGAATGGTATGACCAAGACCGCGCAGAATGGGTAGTTTTACTGCAAGGCAAGGCAGAAATCACCTATGACACGGGGGAATTAATCAGCCTAAATCAGGGTGATTATCTACTCATTCCCGCCCGAAAAAAGCATCGGGTAACATTTACTAGCCAACAACCCCCTTGCATTTGGCTAGCTTTACATTTTAGTTAA
- a CDS encoding PAP/fibrillin family protein: MSLERQTLKQKLSTLIQPLQKAKRGAPLTNRTLPATTCEQIESLVTAIEALNPNLSPLLYSPQLLDGNWWLNYSTAREIRSLDKLPLGLKVGRIYQIIDVPNQSFLNQAFVYHPLGLAKGYVKVTAKFEIAKPAGAVLPDKRINVEFLERIISVQKVMGIATAKLDPAKVVPARSPEGRIPFLEITYIDEDFRIGRGGEGSLFVLSKVCQIL, encoded by the coding sequence ATGTCCCTAGAGCGTCAAACTTTAAAGCAAAAACTATCAACCTTAATCCAACCACTACAAAAAGCAAAGCGGGGCGCTCCCCTCACCAACCGCACTTTACCTGCCACCACCTGCGAACAGATTGAATCCCTGGTAACGGCGATCGAAGCCTTAAATCCCAACTTGTCACCGTTGTTATACTCGCCACAATTGTTAGATGGTAATTGGTGGTTAAATTACTCCACCGCCAGGGAAATTAGGTCACTGGATAAGTTACCCCTAGGGCTGAAAGTTGGCCGTATTTATCAAATTATTGATGTTCCTAACCAATCGTTTCTTAATCAAGCCTTTGTTTACCATCCCCTAGGTTTAGCAAAAGGTTATGTCAAAGTAACAGCCAAATTTGAAATTGCTAAACCGGCCGGAGCTGTGTTGCCGGATAAACGCATCAATGTGGAATTTTTAGAAAGAATAATCTCTGTGCAAAAAGTGATGGGCATTGCCACGGCTAAACTAGATCCCGCAAAAGTGGTACCAGCCCGATCGCCAGAAGGTCGGATTCCCTTTTTGGAAATTACTTATATTGATGAAGATTTCAGAATTGGCCGGGGTGGAGAAGGGAGCCTTTTTGTTCTATCAAAAGTGTGCCAAATACTTTGA